A stretch of Synechococcus sp. WH 8020 DNA encodes these proteins:
- a CDS encoding ABC1 kinase family protein codes for MAQHELGDFIEAAGLLEYDPAAITRIYAGHPQRLLRRLWQTLVPIGLLLLGIGVDKLLGLLRNPERARSRAREFANLLVDLGPAFIKAGQALSTRPDIVPPVLLEELSQLQDQLPGFDSDLAMACIEDDLGAPVDSIYEELDREPISAASLGQVHQGYLKGGQKVAVKVQRPGLREQITLDLYIVRNIAAWLNSNIGLIRSDLVALIDELGSRVFEEMDYLNEAANANKFRELHKQNPRIAVPEIFSDATSRRVLTMEWIDGVKLTNLEAVRELGIDPDDMVEVGVSCSLQQLLEHGFFHADPHPGNLLAMADGRLCYLDFGMMSEVSRESRTGLIQAVVHLVNRNFEQLSKDFVTLGFLAEDVNLEPIVPAFESVFSQAIEMGVNRMDFKSVTDDMSGVMYKFPFRVPPYYALIIRSLVTLEGIALSVDSEFKILGAAYPYFARRLMEDPDPQLRESLKEMLFEGDAFRWTRLENLVASAASQSQLDLDTLLDQVLDFLFSANGGMLRNQLVEAVADRLDAIGWTALQRIGRRLPRPLQPPLLVDMAPSLNEDSYLDLEPIRQLISVLQQLPGFNPDLVFSRLPRLIRERDARQMGVALAQGLAERGVVRLVKAAAGSPN; via the coding sequence GTGGCACAACACGAGCTAGGAGATTTCATTGAGGCCGCCGGTCTGCTCGAGTACGACCCGGCAGCAATCACGCGGATCTATGCCGGCCATCCGCAGCGCCTACTGCGCCGCCTTTGGCAAACCCTTGTCCCCATTGGGCTTTTGCTTCTCGGAATCGGTGTCGACAAACTTCTTGGCCTCCTCAGAAACCCTGAACGAGCCCGAAGCAGGGCAAGAGAATTTGCCAATTTGCTCGTTGATCTGGGCCCTGCATTCATCAAGGCTGGCCAGGCACTCTCCACTCGTCCAGACATCGTTCCTCCTGTGCTGCTCGAGGAACTGTCCCAACTCCAAGATCAACTTCCTGGCTTCGATAGCGACCTCGCCATGGCCTGCATCGAGGATGACCTCGGTGCACCAGTGGACAGCATCTATGAGGAACTCGATCGAGAGCCCATCTCCGCGGCGTCTCTTGGTCAGGTACACCAGGGGTATCTCAAAGGCGGCCAAAAAGTCGCCGTCAAAGTGCAACGACCAGGCTTAAGAGAACAAATCACTCTTGACCTTTATATCGTTCGCAACATTGCCGCTTGGCTTAACAGCAACATTGGCCTGATTCGTAGTGATCTTGTTGCACTGATCGACGAATTAGGCAGCCGAGTTTTTGAAGAGATGGATTATCTCAACGAAGCAGCCAATGCAAACAAGTTCCGTGAATTACACAAACAAAATCCACGCATTGCTGTTCCAGAAATCTTTTCCGATGCCACGAGCAGACGGGTCTTAACAATGGAATGGATCGATGGCGTAAAACTTACAAATTTAGAAGCAGTCAGGGAGTTAGGAATTGATCCCGATGACATGGTTGAAGTGGGAGTGAGTTGCAGCTTGCAACAGCTTCTTGAACATGGCTTTTTCCATGCTGATCCTCATCCAGGAAACCTTTTAGCCATGGCCGATGGTCGACTGTGCTATCTCGATTTCGGGATGATGAGTGAGGTCAGCCGCGAATCCCGTACCGGACTCATCCAGGCCGTTGTTCATCTCGTGAATCGTAATTTCGAACAGCTATCCAAAGATTTTGTCACGCTTGGGTTTCTAGCCGAAGACGTGAATTTAGAACCAATCGTTCCTGCCTTTGAATCGGTCTTCAGTCAAGCCATTGAGATGGGCGTGAACCGCATGGATTTTAAAAGCGTGACTGACGATATGTCTGGTGTGATGTACAAATTCCCCTTCCGAGTTCCGCCTTATTACGCCCTGATCATTCGCTCTCTCGTCACGCTTGAAGGCATCGCACTCAGCGTGGATTCAGAGTTCAAAATTCTTGGTGCGGCCTATCCCTATTTCGCTAGACGTTTAATGGAAGATCCAGACCCTCAACTGCGTGAAAGTTTGAAAGAGATGCTGTTCGAAGGTGACGCATTCCGATGGACAAGACTTGAAAACCTTGTCGCAAGCGCAGCGAGTCAAAGTCAACTAGATCTCGACACGTTGCTCGATCAAGTCCTTGATTTTCTGTTTTCAGCCAACGGCGGCATGCTTCGCAATCAATTGGTTGAAGCTGTCGCTGATCGTTTAGATGCCATTGGCTGGACAGCCCTGCAACGGATCGGACGCCGACTGCCGCGGCCTTTGCAACCACCGCTTCTGGTCGATATGGCCCCATCCCTCAACGAAGACAGTTATCTCGACCTTGAACCGATCCGGCAGTTGATCAGTGTTTTACAGCAATTGCCAGGTTTCAATCCTGATCTCGTGTTTAGTCGACTTCCGCGCTTGATTCGTGAACGCGATGCAAGACAAATGGGAGTTGCGCTGGCCCAAGGATTAGCCGAACGCGGAGTTGTCCGCCTCGTCAAAGCAGCGGCGGGAAGTCCGAATTAG
- a CDS encoding alpha/beta hydrolase, with amino-acid sequence MPRRSSRQTILALGAAIGLSVASVLQPAHAAKDVALVSGAYKRSIAVSDLVYLADTGKARGILSDILRLGKQDPKEVAKLLNQKLDLPLVLTSRLMSTRIGDVIIRRVASIIYPLKVPDPSVSVPAIRAGVINGLQKEEGGLSVINFLDAYPAEVMEVNIPALMALIEKAESIAGLVKFFSDSPLDGLK; translated from the coding sequence ATGCCTCGCAGATCCAGCCGCCAAACCATCCTGGCGCTTGGTGCCGCAATCGGTCTCAGCGTTGCATCTGTGCTTCAACCTGCCCATGCAGCCAAGGATGTGGCCCTCGTAAGCGGGGCCTACAAACGGTCGATTGCTGTCAGTGACCTTGTCTATCTCGCAGACACTGGCAAAGCTAGGGGCATTCTTTCTGACATTCTTCGTCTCGGAAAACAGGATCCCAAAGAAGTCGCAAAATTACTGAATCAAAAGCTTGATCTTCCTTTAGTTCTAACCAGTCGTTTGATGTCCACTCGCATTGGAGACGTCATCATCCGTCGTGTCGCATCGATCATTTATCCCCTCAAAGTGCCCGATCCCTCAGTCAGTGTTCCTGCGATCCGAGCCGGTGTGATTAATGGTCTGCAAAAAGAAGAGGGGGGCCTCTCAGTGATCAATTTTTTAGATGCCTATCCCGCAGAGGTCATGGAAGTCAACATTCCCGCCCTGATGGCTTTGATCGAAAAAGCTGAATCCATTGCTGGATTAGTGAAATTCTTCTCCGATTCCCCGCTCGACGGTTTGAAATAA
- the thrC gene encoding threonine synthase, translating to MQDWPGLIEAYRSWLPVSSATPVITLHEGATPLIPVPSIAERIGRGVKVFVKYDGLNPTGSFKDRGMTMAISKAKEAGCEAVICASTGNTSAAAAAYARRGGMRAFVLIPDGYVAQGKLAQALVYGAEVLAIRGNFDRALDIVREAAEKYPITLVNSVNPYRLQGQKTAAFEIVDALGDAPDWLCIPMGNAGNITAYWMGFQEYQQAGRSRRLPRMMGFQASGSAPLVNETTVTDPETIATAIRIGNPVNRAKAIAARQASNGAFLDVTDAEIIDAYKLLGAQEGIFCEPASAASVAGLIKRAAEVPDGSTVVCVLTGNGLKDPDCAINNNDAAFYADLDPDLSTVAKVMGF from the coding sequence ATGCAGGACTGGCCAGGCCTGATCGAAGCCTATCGATCCTGGCTTCCCGTTTCCTCAGCCACACCAGTGATCACCCTGCACGAAGGTGCCACTCCGCTCATCCCCGTGCCATCCATTGCGGAACGGATTGGCCGTGGCGTGAAAGTTTTCGTCAAATACGACGGTCTCAATCCCACCGGATCCTTCAAGGATCGCGGGATGACCATGGCGATCAGCAAAGCCAAAGAAGCAGGGTGTGAAGCGGTGATTTGTGCCAGCACTGGCAATACCAGTGCTGCTGCCGCCGCCTATGCCCGTCGAGGCGGAATGCGAGCCTTCGTGTTGATTCCAGACGGATACGTCGCACAGGGGAAACTGGCGCAGGCCTTGGTCTATGGAGCTGAAGTACTGGCGATCCGGGGGAATTTCGACCGTGCTCTCGACATCGTTCGCGAAGCAGCCGAGAAATATCCGATCACCTTGGTGAATTCGGTGAACCCCTACCGCCTGCAAGGACAAAAAACTGCAGCGTTTGAAATCGTCGATGCCTTAGGAGATGCTCCCGACTGGCTGTGCATTCCGATGGGCAACGCCGGCAATATCACGGCCTATTGGATGGGGTTCCAGGAATATCAACAAGCTGGGCGCAGTCGGCGTTTGCCGCGAATGATGGGATTCCAAGCCAGTGGCTCCGCGCCACTGGTGAATGAAACCACCGTGACTGATCCAGAAACAATTGCGACCGCGATTCGCATCGGCAACCCGGTGAACCGAGCAAAGGCCATCGCAGCCCGTCAGGCGAGCAACGGGGCTTTCCTGGATGTCACCGATGCGGAAATCATCGATGCCTACAAACTTCTCGGTGCCCAAGAAGGAATCTTTTGTGAGCCCGCTAGCGCAGCCTCAGTAGCCGGGTTAATCAAGCGTGCCGCAGAGGTTCCAGACGGATCCACAGTGGTCTGTGTGTTGACGGGAAATGGTCTGAAAGATCCGGACTGTGCGATCAACAACAACGACGCTGCCTTCTACGCCGATCTTGATCCTGATCTGAGCACCGTGGCCAAGGTGATGGGGTTTTAA